In a genomic window of Chrysemys picta bellii isolate R12L10 chromosome 1, ASM1138683v2, whole genome shotgun sequence:
- the PUS7L gene encoding pseudouridylate synthase PUS7L isoform X1, giving the protein MPGVWPQGRAGTMSGVLSMRSNHTGFQGSVKTSASDFIVTEIDTLGWLLSESTAETLRAFGDTPAAPNSCCPQSPRRPWPEPLELHREEVLGPFDNPSYAPENGLSLAKGSTEHMAGAAPEGGRHEAGTLDSLLDESVNELLNQFACNIKDVWDSEHDPATHPAEFSLGPVLDKRNRADLHSAIRQKFPFLMTVTKSNEIIVKANTDYKQLCQLVSEEEAFDFFKFLDAKLENSKFSFKPDGNKEHRKAVHHFVSQKFGKLVETKSFSVTDFNGQQNVAIIVRFREKSWSRKRLAADCQEKQDVYTGFTLRKENLETLEAISYLSSELGVLPSDFSYTGIKDKKAITYQAMVVKKVTPERLKEIGSTIEKKGMKVYNIHSVCQHLRLGQLKGNHFDIIVRDLKHQSNDSSADLKERIFEAFENVKTNGFVNYYGPQRFGHGQNVQTDQIGLALLNEEMVKAVKLFFTPEDTDDPVNQAKRYFLQSDDAKGTLAMLPEFKVREKMLLRALNRYGVNHEGCIRGWLSIPHSMRIFYVHAYFSKIWNEAASFRFMTYGSKVVEGDLVLSEENVDENSLNDRVHIVTSPEESANKYAIHQVVLPMVGHSIKYPNNKVGQWYHERLAKDGLQTCRFRVSALQLNTPGCYRHILKYIHNLSYHFLEDNEKGIKTEEDSHLNESKASLLLSFDLDPSCYATVCLREIMKCDL; this is encoded by the exons GTGTGTggcctcagggcagggctggcaccaTGTCGGGTGTGCTGAGCATGCGTAGCAATCACACCGGCTTCCAGGGTAGCGTAAAAACCTCTGCCAGTGACTTCATCGTGACAGAAATTGATACCCTCGGGTGGCTGCTTAGTGAGAGCACAGCCGAGACTCTTCGTGCATTTGGTGACACGCCTGCAGCTCCAAACAGCTGCTGCCCACAGAGCCCCcgcaggccctggccagagcctcTGGAGCTGCACAGAGAAGAGGTGCTAGGCCCATTCGACAACCCCAGTTATGCTCCAGAAAATGGCCTGTCGCTAGCCAAAGGCAGCACAGAGCACATGGCTGGAGCTGCACCTGAAGGTGGGCGCCATGAAGCAGGTACATTGGACTCCTTGTTAGATGAGTCTGTGAATGAACTGTTGAATCAGTTTGCTTGTAACATAAAAGATGTGTGGGACTCAGAACATGATCCAGCCACTCATCCTGCTGAGTTCTCACTGGGGCCAGTCCTTGACAAGAGGAATCGAGCCGATTTACACAGCGCCATTAGACAGAAGTTTCCTTTCTTAATGACTGTTACAAAGAGTAATGAAATTATTGTCAAAGCAAACACTGATTACAAACAGCTCTGTCAACTAGTGTCTGAGGAGgaagcatttgatttttttaaatttttagatGCAAAACTGGAAAACTCTAAATTTTCTTTTAAGCCTGATGGGAATAAGGAGCACAGAAAGGCAGTCCACCATTTTGTCAGTCAGAAGTTTGGAAAACTTGTAGAAACAAAGTCGTTTTCTGTGACAGACTTTAATGGTCAGCAAAATGTAGCAATAATAGTAAGGTTTCGGGAGAAGAGTTGGTCAAGGAAAAGGCTGGCTGCTGATTGCCAGGAAAAACAAGATGTTTATACag GTTTTACCCTTCGAAAAGAAAATCTGGAAACACTAGAAGCAATTAGCTATTTGTCTTCTGAACTTGGTGTGCTTCCTTCAGACTTCAGTTACACAGGCATCAAAGACAAAAAGGCCATCACCTACCAAGCTATGGTTGTGAAAAAAGTGACTCCTGAGAG GTTGAAAGAAATTGGAAGCACAATTGAAAAAAAAGGAATGAAAGTGTATAATATCCATTCAGTGTGCCAGCACCTTAGACTCGGTCAGCTGAAGGGGAACCACTTTGATATAATTGTGAGAGATCTAAAACATCAGAGCAATGACTCTTCTGCAGATCTGAAAGAGAGAATATTTGAAGCATTTGAGAATGTTAAG ACAAATGGTTTTGTAAACTACTATGGACCTCAGCGATTTGGGCATGGACAGAATGTTCAGACAGATCAAATTGGACTGGCTTTGCTGAATGAAGAAATG gtaaaagcTGTGAAGTTGTTTTTCACACCAGAAGATACAGATGATCCTGTAAACCAGGCAAAGAGATACTTTCTTCAAAGCG aTGATGCAAAGGGAACCCTGGCAATGTTGCCCGAATTTAAAGTAAGAGAGAAGATGTTGCTTCGTGCCTTGAATCGCTATGGTGTAAACCATGAGGGTTGTATACGAGGATGGCTCAGCATTCCTCATTCCATGCGTATATTCTACGTTCATGCATATTTCAGTAAAATTTGGAATGAAGCTGCATCTTTTAGGTTTATGACCTATGGTTCAAAAGTAGTGGAGGGTGATCTGGTCCTCTCTGaagaaaatgttgatgaaaattcTCTGAATGACAGA GTTCACATAGTAACTTCTCCAGAAGAGTCAGCTAACAAATATGCAATACATCAA gtGGTTCTTCCAATGGTTGGACACAGTATCAAGTATCCCAATAATAAAGTTGGGCAGTGGTACCATGAAAGGCTTGCCAAGGATGGGCTGCAGACATGCAGGTTCAGGGTGTCTGCATTACAGCTGAACACACCTGGATGCTACAgacacattttgaaatatatccACAATCTGTCATATCATTTCTTAGAAGACAATGAAAAGGGAATCAAAACGGAAGAAGACAGTCACCTAAATGAATCTAAAGcatctcttcttttgtcattTGACCTTGATCCTTCATGTTATGCAACTGTTTGTCTGAGGGAAATAATGAAATGTGACCTTTAG
- the PUS7L gene encoding pseudouridylate synthase PUS7L isoform X4 yields the protein MSGVLSMRSNHTGFQGSVKTSASDFIVTEIDTLGWLLSESTAETLRAFGDTPAAPNSCCPQSPRRPWPEPLELHREEVLGPFDNPSYAPENGLSLAKGSTEHMAGAAPEGGRHEAGTLDSLLDESVNELLNQFACNIKDVWDSEHDPATHPAEFSLGPVLDKRNRADLHSAIRQKFPFLMTVTKSNEIIVKANTDYKQLCQLVSEEEAFDFFKFLDAKLENSKFSFKPDGNKEHRKAVHHFVSQKFGKLVETKSFSVTDFNGQQNVAIIVRFREKSWSRKRLAADCQEKQDVYTGFTLRKENLETLEAISYLSSELGVLPSDFSYTGIKDKKAITYQAMVVKKVTPERLKEIGSTIEKKGMKVYNIHSVCQHLRLGQLKGNHFDIIVRDLKHQSNDSSADLKERIFEAFENVKTNGFVNYYGPQRFGHGQNVQTDQIGLALLNEEMVKAVKLFFTPEDTDDPVNQAKRYFLQSDDAKGTLAMLPEFKVREKMLLRALNRYGVNHEGCIRGWLSIPHSMRIFYVHAYFSKIWNEAASFRFMTYGSKVVEGDLVLSEENVDENSLNDRVVLPMVGHSIKYPNNKVGQWYHERLAKDGLQTCRFRVSALQLNTPGCYRHILKYIHNLSYHFLEDNEKGIKTEEDSHLNESKASLLLSFDLDPSCYATVCLREIMKCDL from the exons aTGTCGGGTGTGCTGAGCATGCGTAGCAATCACACCGGCTTCCAGGGTAGCGTAAAAACCTCTGCCAGTGACTTCATCGTGACAGAAATTGATACCCTCGGGTGGCTGCTTAGTGAGAGCACAGCCGAGACTCTTCGTGCATTTGGTGACACGCCTGCAGCTCCAAACAGCTGCTGCCCACAGAGCCCCcgcaggccctggccagagcctcTGGAGCTGCACAGAGAAGAGGTGCTAGGCCCATTCGACAACCCCAGTTATGCTCCAGAAAATGGCCTGTCGCTAGCCAAAGGCAGCACAGAGCACATGGCTGGAGCTGCACCTGAAGGTGGGCGCCATGAAGCAGGTACATTGGACTCCTTGTTAGATGAGTCTGTGAATGAACTGTTGAATCAGTTTGCTTGTAACATAAAAGATGTGTGGGACTCAGAACATGATCCAGCCACTCATCCTGCTGAGTTCTCACTGGGGCCAGTCCTTGACAAGAGGAATCGAGCCGATTTACACAGCGCCATTAGACAGAAGTTTCCTTTCTTAATGACTGTTACAAAGAGTAATGAAATTATTGTCAAAGCAAACACTGATTACAAACAGCTCTGTCAACTAGTGTCTGAGGAGgaagcatttgatttttttaaatttttagatGCAAAACTGGAAAACTCTAAATTTTCTTTTAAGCCTGATGGGAATAAGGAGCACAGAAAGGCAGTCCACCATTTTGTCAGTCAGAAGTTTGGAAAACTTGTAGAAACAAAGTCGTTTTCTGTGACAGACTTTAATGGTCAGCAAAATGTAGCAATAATAGTAAGGTTTCGGGAGAAGAGTTGGTCAAGGAAAAGGCTGGCTGCTGATTGCCAGGAAAAACAAGATGTTTATACag GTTTTACCCTTCGAAAAGAAAATCTGGAAACACTAGAAGCAATTAGCTATTTGTCTTCTGAACTTGGTGTGCTTCCTTCAGACTTCAGTTACACAGGCATCAAAGACAAAAAGGCCATCACCTACCAAGCTATGGTTGTGAAAAAAGTGACTCCTGAGAG GTTGAAAGAAATTGGAAGCACAATTGAAAAAAAAGGAATGAAAGTGTATAATATCCATTCAGTGTGCCAGCACCTTAGACTCGGTCAGCTGAAGGGGAACCACTTTGATATAATTGTGAGAGATCTAAAACATCAGAGCAATGACTCTTCTGCAGATCTGAAAGAGAGAATATTTGAAGCATTTGAGAATGTTAAG ACAAATGGTTTTGTAAACTACTATGGACCTCAGCGATTTGGGCATGGACAGAATGTTCAGACAGATCAAATTGGACTGGCTTTGCTGAATGAAGAAATG gtaaaagcTGTGAAGTTGTTTTTCACACCAGAAGATACAGATGATCCTGTAAACCAGGCAAAGAGATACTTTCTTCAAAGCG aTGATGCAAAGGGAACCCTGGCAATGTTGCCCGAATTTAAAGTAAGAGAGAAGATGTTGCTTCGTGCCTTGAATCGCTATGGTGTAAACCATGAGGGTTGTATACGAGGATGGCTCAGCATTCCTCATTCCATGCGTATATTCTACGTTCATGCATATTTCAGTAAAATTTGGAATGAAGCTGCATCTTTTAGGTTTATGACCTATGGTTCAAAAGTAGTGGAGGGTGATCTGGTCCTCTCTGaagaaaatgttgatgaaaattcTCTGAATGACAGA gtGGTTCTTCCAATGGTTGGACACAGTATCAAGTATCCCAATAATAAAGTTGGGCAGTGGTACCATGAAAGGCTTGCCAAGGATGGGCTGCAGACATGCAGGTTCAGGGTGTCTGCATTACAGCTGAACACACCTGGATGCTACAgacacattttgaaatatatccACAATCTGTCATATCATTTCTTAGAAGACAATGAAAAGGGAATCAAAACGGAAGAAGACAGTCACCTAAATGAATCTAAAGcatctcttcttttgtcattTGACCTTGATCCTTCATGTTATGCAACTGTTTGTCTGAGGGAAATAATGAAATGTGACCTTTAG
- the PUS7L gene encoding pseudouridylate synthase PUS7L isoform X3, with the protein MPGVWPQGRAGTMSGVLSMRSNHTGFQGSVKTSASDFIVTEIDTLGWLLSESTAETLRAFGDTPAAPNSCCPQSPRRPWPEPLELHREEVLGPFDNPSYAPENGLSLAKGSTEHMAGAAPEGGRHEAGTLDSLLDESVNELLNQFACNIKDVWDSEHDPATHPAEFSLGPVLDKRNRADLHSAIRQKFPFLMTVTKSNEIIVKANTDYKQLCQLVSEEEAFDFFKFLDAKLENSKFSFKPDGNKEHRKAVHHFVSQKFGKLVETKSFSVTDFNGQQNVAIIVRFREKSWSRKRLAADCQEKQDVYTGFTLRKENLETLEAISYLSSELGVLPSDFSYTGIKDKKAITYQAMVVKKVTPERLKEIGSTIEKKGMKVYNIHSVCQHLRLGQLKGNHFDIIVRDLKHQSNDSSADLKERIFEAFENVKTNGFVNYYGPQRFGHGQNVQTDQIGLALLNEEMVKAVKLFFTPEDTDDPVNQAKRYFLQSDDAKGTLAMLPEFKVREKMLLRALNRYGVNHEGCIRGWLSIPHSMRIFYVHAYFSKIWNEAASFRFMTYGSKVVEGDLVLSEENVDENSLNDRVVLPMVGHSIKYPNNKVGQWYHERLAKDGLQTCRFRVSALQLNTPGCYRHILKYIHNLSYHFLEDNEKGIKTEEDSHLNESKASLLLSFDLDPSCYATVCLREIMKCDL; encoded by the exons GTGTGTggcctcagggcagggctggcaccaTGTCGGGTGTGCTGAGCATGCGTAGCAATCACACCGGCTTCCAGGGTAGCGTAAAAACCTCTGCCAGTGACTTCATCGTGACAGAAATTGATACCCTCGGGTGGCTGCTTAGTGAGAGCACAGCCGAGACTCTTCGTGCATTTGGTGACACGCCTGCAGCTCCAAACAGCTGCTGCCCACAGAGCCCCcgcaggccctggccagagcctcTGGAGCTGCACAGAGAAGAGGTGCTAGGCCCATTCGACAACCCCAGTTATGCTCCAGAAAATGGCCTGTCGCTAGCCAAAGGCAGCACAGAGCACATGGCTGGAGCTGCACCTGAAGGTGGGCGCCATGAAGCAGGTACATTGGACTCCTTGTTAGATGAGTCTGTGAATGAACTGTTGAATCAGTTTGCTTGTAACATAAAAGATGTGTGGGACTCAGAACATGATCCAGCCACTCATCCTGCTGAGTTCTCACTGGGGCCAGTCCTTGACAAGAGGAATCGAGCCGATTTACACAGCGCCATTAGACAGAAGTTTCCTTTCTTAATGACTGTTACAAAGAGTAATGAAATTATTGTCAAAGCAAACACTGATTACAAACAGCTCTGTCAACTAGTGTCTGAGGAGgaagcatttgatttttttaaatttttagatGCAAAACTGGAAAACTCTAAATTTTCTTTTAAGCCTGATGGGAATAAGGAGCACAGAAAGGCAGTCCACCATTTTGTCAGTCAGAAGTTTGGAAAACTTGTAGAAACAAAGTCGTTTTCTGTGACAGACTTTAATGGTCAGCAAAATGTAGCAATAATAGTAAGGTTTCGGGAGAAGAGTTGGTCAAGGAAAAGGCTGGCTGCTGATTGCCAGGAAAAACAAGATGTTTATACag GTTTTACCCTTCGAAAAGAAAATCTGGAAACACTAGAAGCAATTAGCTATTTGTCTTCTGAACTTGGTGTGCTTCCTTCAGACTTCAGTTACACAGGCATCAAAGACAAAAAGGCCATCACCTACCAAGCTATGGTTGTGAAAAAAGTGACTCCTGAGAG GTTGAAAGAAATTGGAAGCACAATTGAAAAAAAAGGAATGAAAGTGTATAATATCCATTCAGTGTGCCAGCACCTTAGACTCGGTCAGCTGAAGGGGAACCACTTTGATATAATTGTGAGAGATCTAAAACATCAGAGCAATGACTCTTCTGCAGATCTGAAAGAGAGAATATTTGAAGCATTTGAGAATGTTAAG ACAAATGGTTTTGTAAACTACTATGGACCTCAGCGATTTGGGCATGGACAGAATGTTCAGACAGATCAAATTGGACTGGCTTTGCTGAATGAAGAAATG gtaaaagcTGTGAAGTTGTTTTTCACACCAGAAGATACAGATGATCCTGTAAACCAGGCAAAGAGATACTTTCTTCAAAGCG aTGATGCAAAGGGAACCCTGGCAATGTTGCCCGAATTTAAAGTAAGAGAGAAGATGTTGCTTCGTGCCTTGAATCGCTATGGTGTAAACCATGAGGGTTGTATACGAGGATGGCTCAGCATTCCTCATTCCATGCGTATATTCTACGTTCATGCATATTTCAGTAAAATTTGGAATGAAGCTGCATCTTTTAGGTTTATGACCTATGGTTCAAAAGTAGTGGAGGGTGATCTGGTCCTCTCTGaagaaaatgttgatgaaaattcTCTGAATGACAGA gtGGTTCTTCCAATGGTTGGACACAGTATCAAGTATCCCAATAATAAAGTTGGGCAGTGGTACCATGAAAGGCTTGCCAAGGATGGGCTGCAGACATGCAGGTTCAGGGTGTCTGCATTACAGCTGAACACACCTGGATGCTACAgacacattttgaaatatatccACAATCTGTCATATCATTTCTTAGAAGACAATGAAAAGGGAATCAAAACGGAAGAAGACAGTCACCTAAATGAATCTAAAGcatctcttcttttgtcattTGACCTTGATCCTTCATGTTATGCAACTGTTTGTCTGAGGGAAATAATGAAATGTGACCTTTAG
- the PUS7L gene encoding pseudouridylate synthase PUS7L isoform X2 has translation MSGVLSMRSNHTGFQGSVKTSASDFIVTEIDTLGWLLSESTAETLRAFGDTPAAPNSCCPQSPRRPWPEPLELHREEVLGPFDNPSYAPENGLSLAKGSTEHMAGAAPEGGRHEAGTLDSLLDESVNELLNQFACNIKDVWDSEHDPATHPAEFSLGPVLDKRNRADLHSAIRQKFPFLMTVTKSNEIIVKANTDYKQLCQLVSEEEAFDFFKFLDAKLENSKFSFKPDGNKEHRKAVHHFVSQKFGKLVETKSFSVTDFNGQQNVAIIVRFREKSWSRKRLAADCQEKQDVYTGFTLRKENLETLEAISYLSSELGVLPSDFSYTGIKDKKAITYQAMVVKKVTPERLKEIGSTIEKKGMKVYNIHSVCQHLRLGQLKGNHFDIIVRDLKHQSNDSSADLKERIFEAFENVKTNGFVNYYGPQRFGHGQNVQTDQIGLALLNEEMVKAVKLFFTPEDTDDPVNQAKRYFLQSDDAKGTLAMLPEFKVREKMLLRALNRYGVNHEGCIRGWLSIPHSMRIFYVHAYFSKIWNEAASFRFMTYGSKVVEGDLVLSEENVDENSLNDRVHIVTSPEESANKYAIHQVVLPMVGHSIKYPNNKVGQWYHERLAKDGLQTCRFRVSALQLNTPGCYRHILKYIHNLSYHFLEDNEKGIKTEEDSHLNESKASLLLSFDLDPSCYATVCLREIMKCDL, from the exons aTGTCGGGTGTGCTGAGCATGCGTAGCAATCACACCGGCTTCCAGGGTAGCGTAAAAACCTCTGCCAGTGACTTCATCGTGACAGAAATTGATACCCTCGGGTGGCTGCTTAGTGAGAGCACAGCCGAGACTCTTCGTGCATTTGGTGACACGCCTGCAGCTCCAAACAGCTGCTGCCCACAGAGCCCCcgcaggccctggccagagcctcTGGAGCTGCACAGAGAAGAGGTGCTAGGCCCATTCGACAACCCCAGTTATGCTCCAGAAAATGGCCTGTCGCTAGCCAAAGGCAGCACAGAGCACATGGCTGGAGCTGCACCTGAAGGTGGGCGCCATGAAGCAGGTACATTGGACTCCTTGTTAGATGAGTCTGTGAATGAACTGTTGAATCAGTTTGCTTGTAACATAAAAGATGTGTGGGACTCAGAACATGATCCAGCCACTCATCCTGCTGAGTTCTCACTGGGGCCAGTCCTTGACAAGAGGAATCGAGCCGATTTACACAGCGCCATTAGACAGAAGTTTCCTTTCTTAATGACTGTTACAAAGAGTAATGAAATTATTGTCAAAGCAAACACTGATTACAAACAGCTCTGTCAACTAGTGTCTGAGGAGgaagcatttgatttttttaaatttttagatGCAAAACTGGAAAACTCTAAATTTTCTTTTAAGCCTGATGGGAATAAGGAGCACAGAAAGGCAGTCCACCATTTTGTCAGTCAGAAGTTTGGAAAACTTGTAGAAACAAAGTCGTTTTCTGTGACAGACTTTAATGGTCAGCAAAATGTAGCAATAATAGTAAGGTTTCGGGAGAAGAGTTGGTCAAGGAAAAGGCTGGCTGCTGATTGCCAGGAAAAACAAGATGTTTATACag GTTTTACCCTTCGAAAAGAAAATCTGGAAACACTAGAAGCAATTAGCTATTTGTCTTCTGAACTTGGTGTGCTTCCTTCAGACTTCAGTTACACAGGCATCAAAGACAAAAAGGCCATCACCTACCAAGCTATGGTTGTGAAAAAAGTGACTCCTGAGAG GTTGAAAGAAATTGGAAGCACAATTGAAAAAAAAGGAATGAAAGTGTATAATATCCATTCAGTGTGCCAGCACCTTAGACTCGGTCAGCTGAAGGGGAACCACTTTGATATAATTGTGAGAGATCTAAAACATCAGAGCAATGACTCTTCTGCAGATCTGAAAGAGAGAATATTTGAAGCATTTGAGAATGTTAAG ACAAATGGTTTTGTAAACTACTATGGACCTCAGCGATTTGGGCATGGACAGAATGTTCAGACAGATCAAATTGGACTGGCTTTGCTGAATGAAGAAATG gtaaaagcTGTGAAGTTGTTTTTCACACCAGAAGATACAGATGATCCTGTAAACCAGGCAAAGAGATACTTTCTTCAAAGCG aTGATGCAAAGGGAACCCTGGCAATGTTGCCCGAATTTAAAGTAAGAGAGAAGATGTTGCTTCGTGCCTTGAATCGCTATGGTGTAAACCATGAGGGTTGTATACGAGGATGGCTCAGCATTCCTCATTCCATGCGTATATTCTACGTTCATGCATATTTCAGTAAAATTTGGAATGAAGCTGCATCTTTTAGGTTTATGACCTATGGTTCAAAAGTAGTGGAGGGTGATCTGGTCCTCTCTGaagaaaatgttgatgaaaattcTCTGAATGACAGA GTTCACATAGTAACTTCTCCAGAAGAGTCAGCTAACAAATATGCAATACATCAA gtGGTTCTTCCAATGGTTGGACACAGTATCAAGTATCCCAATAATAAAGTTGGGCAGTGGTACCATGAAAGGCTTGCCAAGGATGGGCTGCAGACATGCAGGTTCAGGGTGTCTGCATTACAGCTGAACACACCTGGATGCTACAgacacattttgaaatatatccACAATCTGTCATATCATTTCTTAGAAGACAATGAAAAGGGAATCAAAACGGAAGAAGACAGTCACCTAAATGAATCTAAAGcatctcttcttttgtcattTGACCTTGATCCTTCATGTTATGCAACTGTTTGTCTGAGGGAAATAATGAAATGTGACCTTTAG